A single genomic interval of Brevundimonas diminuta harbors:
- a CDS encoding DNA polymerase IV has translation MAIKAICRDCLWTGEDPAGPRERRCPACGSRRVVADAELDQLSIAHMDCDAFYASVEKRDRPELRDKPVIVGGGKRGVVSTACYVARQYGVGSAMPMFKALKACPDAVVIRPDFTKYVFESQRILGALGQLTPLIQPLSLDEAWVDLSGTERLNGGPPALQLIRFQKQIEEETGLTVSIGLAPNRFLAKMASEMDKPRGFSVVGAANAQALLAPRPVTALPGVGPVFGKALRSDGYSTIGDLARADVRDLVKRYGESGLRLHDLAHARDARAVNPERDRKGMSAETTFNEDLTSAEALEAELWPLCEKLASKARRDGVASRVLVLKLRRTDFKIVTRRVTLPDPVQTARALFAAGRDLLKPELGRPYRLIGIGMSDVQDAEDAPAGLFQTTETRALKTERAIDVLREKFGKDAVVAGRALKP, from the coding sequence GTGGCCATCAAGGCCATCTGTCGCGACTGCCTGTGGACCGGCGAAGATCCCGCCGGGCCGCGCGAGCGCCGCTGTCCGGCGTGCGGATCGCGGCGCGTGGTCGCAGACGCCGAACTGGACCAGCTGTCGATCGCCCACATGGACTGCGACGCCTTCTACGCCTCGGTGGAGAAGCGCGACCGGCCAGAACTGCGCGATAAGCCGGTCATCGTCGGCGGCGGAAAGCGCGGCGTAGTCTCCACCGCCTGCTATGTCGCGCGCCAGTATGGCGTCGGCTCGGCCATGCCGATGTTCAAGGCGCTGAAGGCCTGTCCCGATGCCGTGGTGATCCGGCCGGATTTCACCAAATACGTCTTCGAATCGCAGCGCATTCTGGGGGCGTTGGGGCAGCTAACGCCTTTGATCCAGCCGTTGTCGCTGGATGAGGCCTGGGTCGATCTGTCGGGCACGGAACGGCTGAACGGTGGCCCGCCGGCGCTGCAGTTGATCCGCTTTCAGAAGCAGATCGAGGAAGAGACCGGCCTGACCGTCTCCATCGGCCTGGCCCCCAACCGCTTCCTGGCCAAAATGGCGTCGGAGATGGACAAGCCGCGCGGTTTCTCAGTGGTCGGGGCCGCCAACGCCCAGGCCCTGCTGGCGCCGCGCCCCGTCACCGCCTTGCCCGGCGTCGGGCCGGTGTTCGGCAAGGCATTGCGCAGCGATGGCTATTCGACCATCGGCGATCTGGCGCGGGCCGACGTGCGCGACCTGGTCAAACGTTACGGCGAATCCGGTCTGCGCCTGCACGATCTGGCCCATGCCCGCGACGCGCGCGCCGTGAATCCCGAACGCGATCGCAAGGGGATGAGCGCCGAAACCACCTTCAACGAAGACCTGACGTCGGCCGAGGCGCTGGAGGCCGAGCTGTGGCCACTGTGCGAGAAACTGGCGTCCAAGGCCCGGCGCGACGGTGTCGCCAGCCGAGTGCTGGTGCTCAAGCTGCGCCGCACCGACTTCAAGATCGTGACTCGACGAGTCACCCTGCCCGACCCGGTGCAGACCGCGCGCGCCCTGTTCGCCGCGGGGCGCGATCTGCTGAAACCTGAGCTGGGCCGCCCCTATCGCCTGATCGGCATCGGCATGTCGGACGTGCAGGACGCCGAGGACGCGCCCGCCGGCCTGTTTCAGACCACCGAGACGCGCGCCTTGAAGACAGAGCGCGCCATCGATGTGCTGCGCGAAAAGTTCGGCAAGGATGCGGTGGTGGCGGGCCGCGCGCTGAAGCCGTAG
- a CDS encoding response regulator — protein MSKKVLIVEDNELNMKLFHDLLDSQGYETLQTREGLQALALARAHHPDLILMDIQLPEISGLEVTKWLKDDEELNHIPVIAVTAFAMKGDEERIRQGGCEAYISKPISVMHFLETIRQHLG, from the coding sequence ATGTCCAAGAAAGTCCTCATCGTCGAGGATAACGAGCTGAACATGAAGCTTTTTCATGATCTGCTCGATTCCCAGGGCTATGAGACCCTGCAGACCCGCGAGGGCCTGCAGGCGCTCGCCCTGGCGCGCGCCCATCATCCCGACCTGATCCTGATGGATATCCAGTTGCCGGAAATCTCGGGCCTGGAAGTCACCAAATGGCTGAAGGACGACGAGGAACTGAACCACATCCCCGTCATCGCCGTCACCGCCTTCGCCATGAAGGGCGATGAGGAGCGGATCCGTCAGGGCGGCTGCGAGGCCTATATCTCCAAGCCCATCTCGGTGATGCATTTCCTCGAAACTATCCGGCAGCACCTCGGATGA
- a CDS encoding nicotinate phosphoribosyltransferase has protein sequence MDLAKRAYDHGFRLDPIVRSLLDTDFYKLLMLQMIWREHRDVPVVFQVINRTKTVRLADEIDIDALHEQLDHARTLRFTNKELVWLAGNSFYGVKQIFSPDFIAWLTDYRLPDYDLSVQDGQYVLTFSGAWAEVTLWEIPALAILNELRCRVGMRRLGRFELDILYSRAKTRLWSKVERLRALPDLALSDFGTRRRHGFLWQLWCIQALKEGLGKSFIGTSNVLHAMENDLEAIGTNGHELPMVLAALAPDDAALAQVPYAVLDEWRRHYAGNLLIVLPDAFGTEAFLEQAPDWVANWTGFRPDSAPPIPAGERLIDWWKSHGRDPREKLLIFSDGMDIDGIEATHAHFHGRARLSFGWGTNLTNDFRDCSPAFAPELKPISLVCKVVEAGGRPAVKLSDNPAKAVGDPVEIERYRRVFGVRGLTTQPVMV, from the coding sequence ATGGATCTCGCCAAACGCGCCTATGACCATGGCTTTCGCCTGGACCCGATCGTCCGCAGCCTGCTGGACACGGACTTCTACAAGCTGCTGATGCTGCAGATGATATGGCGCGAGCATCGCGACGTGCCGGTCGTCTTCCAGGTCATCAACCGCACCAAGACTGTGCGTCTGGCCGACGAGATCGATATCGACGCGCTGCACGAACAGCTGGATCACGCTCGCACCTTACGTTTCACCAACAAGGAACTGGTCTGGCTGGCGGGCAACAGCTTCTATGGCGTGAAGCAGATCTTCTCGCCCGACTTCATCGCCTGGCTGACCGATTATCGCCTGCCGGACTACGACCTTTCGGTTCAGGATGGGCAGTATGTGCTGACCTTTTCGGGCGCCTGGGCCGAGGTGACGCTGTGGGAGATCCCGGCGCTGGCGATCCTGAACGAGCTGCGCTGCCGGGTCGGGATGCGGCGGCTCGGCCGGTTTGAGCTGGATATCCTGTATTCGCGCGCCAAGACGCGGCTGTGGTCCAAGGTCGAGCGGCTTCGCGCTCTGCCCGACCTCGCCCTATCGGATTTCGGCACGCGGCGGCGGCATGGCTTCCTGTGGCAACTCTGGTGTATTCAGGCGTTGAAAGAGGGGCTGGGCAAATCCTTCATCGGCACGTCCAACGTCCTGCATGCAATGGAGAACGATCTGGAGGCCATCGGCACCAACGGCCACGAACTGCCGATGGTTCTGGCGGCTCTGGCGCCCGACGACGCGGCGCTGGCCCAGGTTCCGTATGCGGTGCTGGACGAATGGCGCAGGCACTATGCGGGCAATCTGCTGATCGTCCTGCCCGACGCCTTCGGCACCGAGGCGTTTCTGGAGCAGGCGCCCGACTGGGTCGCCAACTGGACCGGTTTCCGACCCGATTCCGCCCCGCCCATCCCGGCCGGCGAGCGGTTGATCGACTGGTGGAAATCGCATGGGCGCGATCCGAGGGAGAAACTGCTGATCTTTTCCGACGGCATGGACATCGACGGGATCGAGGCGACGCACGCCCATTTCCACGGCCGCGCGCGTCTCAGCTTCGGCTGGGGCACCAATCTGACCAACGATTTCCGTGACTGTTCGCCCGCCTTCGCGCCCGAACTGAAGCCGATCTCCCTGGTCTGCAAGGTGGTCGAGGCCGGCGGTCGCCCCGCCGTCAAACTGTCGGACAATCCGGCGAAAGCGGTCGGTGATCCTGTCGAGATCGAACGCTATCGCCGCGTCTTCGGCGTGCGCGGTCTGACCACCCAACCCGTCATGGTCTGA
- a CDS encoding polysaccharide deacetylase family protein gives MSAFFDKMRRRAGRYLDVRPADVRPARGVLSLSFDDIPASAWTEAGPILAQHGIKATYYVCGGLSGGRNLDLPQFEVEHLQALHEAGHEVGCHTYEHVSTLTFSPAELDASLARNAAWVAERLDGYEMQTFAYPFGDCALGSKPVIDRRFLCGRGVRDGINAGRSDRNLLQAIGLESRRLPGYDLKALVEETASSRGWLIAYGHDVSDAPTPYGCRPEDIDRLIRLAKAANLNIQPVAAAWRMATA, from the coding sequence ATGAGCGCCTTTTTCGACAAGATGCGCCGCCGCGCCGGCCGCTATCTCGATGTTCGTCCTGCCGACGTGCGACCTGCGCGCGGCGTCCTCAGCCTGTCGTTCGACGACATCCCGGCATCGGCCTGGACCGAGGCCGGACCGATCCTGGCTCAGCACGGAATCAAGGCGACCTACTATGTCTGCGGCGGACTGTCGGGCGGTCGCAATCTGGACCTGCCCCAGTTTGAGGTGGAGCACCTGCAAGCCCTCCATGAGGCCGGGCACGAAGTCGGTTGCCACACCTATGAGCACGTCTCGACCCTGACCTTCTCGCCGGCGGAACTGGATGCCAGCCTGGCGCGCAACGCCGCCTGGGTCGCCGAACGGCTGGACGGATACGAAATGCAGACCTTCGCCTATCCGTTCGGCGACTGCGCCCTGGGGTCCAAGCCGGTGATCGACCGCCGCTTCCTGTGCGGGCGGGGCGTTCGCGACGGTATCAACGCCGGGCGTTCGGATCGCAATCTGCTGCAAGCCATCGGCCTGGAGAGCCGTCGGCTGCCCGGCTACGACCTGAAGGCGCTGGTCGAGGAAACGGCTTCATCCAGAGGCTGGCTGATCGCCTACGGCCACGACGTCAGCGACGCGCCGACGCCGTATGGTTGCCGTCCGGAGGATATCGATCGGTTGATCCGACTGGCCAAGGCGGCCAACCTGAACATTCAGCCGGTCGCGGCGGCGTGGCGGATGGCGACAGCCTGA